One genomic segment of Alphaproteobacteria bacterium HT1-32 includes these proteins:
- a CDS encoding tripartite tricarboxylate transporter TctB family protein, giving the protein MGIGGAAIVIAAFLILFAIPQWVSTPSNVQKLVLSPLFWPYIVAALMGLIGLGLVARSLMMAQASSDQPGTDYAEARSASMRLVAFAVIMVLYMLAMNTLGMVWSSMLAFVAVAFLVKTHHPKTAIIAAFIVPLLLYAFFAHVASVAIPQGIFVRLP; this is encoded by the coding sequence ATGGGTATCGGCGGCGCTGCAATTGTCATCGCCGCTTTCCTGATTCTGTTCGCCATTCCACAGTGGGTGTCGACACCAAGTAATGTACAGAAACTCGTTCTGTCACCGTTGTTCTGGCCTTATATCGTCGCGGCCCTGATGGGGCTGATTGGTCTCGGCCTGGTGGCCAGATCACTGATGATGGCCCAGGCATCCTCTGACCAGCCTGGTACCGATTATGCGGAAGCCCGTTCCGCCAGCATGCGTCTTGTCGCTTTTGCCGTCATCATGGTGCTGTACATGCTGGCGATGAATACGCTCGGCATGGTCTGGTCCTCAATGCTGGCCTTTGTCGCGGTGGCCTTTCTGGTCAAGACACATCATCCGAAGACGGCCATTATTGCTGCCTTCATTGTTCCGCTGCTGCTGTATGCGTTCTTCGCGCATGTTGCCAGTGTCGCTATCCCTCAGGGTATTTTTGTGAGGCTTCCGTGA
- a CDS encoding alcohol dehydrogenase catalytic domain-containing protein, with translation MSIRCKATILRRTGAPAPYAQSMPLSVEDVTLDPPGPTEALVKIASAGLCHSDLSVINGTRAKPVPLAMGHEGAGEVVEVGSALRDIKVGDPVVFQFSASCGRCRRCMEGRPQICQVSKITGAKGELMGGGTRIRDADGNPVSHHSGVSCFAEYAVLDRGSLVVVDRDVSLESAAVFGCAVMTGVGAVMNTARIRPGDKVAIIGLGGVGLSGVMGARLAGAEQIIAIDLDERKFPRAMEMGATHTFKGDDPELKAKIMDLTGGGVDFAIDLAGVVAAMEIGYAITIRGGALVTAGLSPAGAPFSFEQADLVSQEKSILGSYMGSCVPVRDIPRFIELHRQGRLPVDRLIDRTIGFDQMNDGFDRLASGEMIRQILVP, from the coding sequence ATGTCCATCCGATGCAAAGCAACCATCCTGCGCCGCACAGGCGCACCGGCCCCCTATGCCCAGTCAATGCCGCTTTCGGTGGAAGATGTAACCCTCGACCCGCCGGGACCGACGGAAGCCCTGGTGAAGATTGCCAGTGCCGGGCTCTGCCATTCCGATCTCTCGGTCATCAACGGAACGCGGGCAAAGCCGGTTCCTCTGGCCATGGGTCACGAGGGCGCGGGCGAAGTGGTCGAAGTCGGTTCTGCCCTGCGGGACATCAAGGTCGGCGATCCCGTGGTATTCCAGTTCTCGGCCTCCTGCGGGCGCTGCCGGCGCTGCATGGAAGGCCGCCCACAAATCTGCCAGGTCTCCAAGATCACCGGAGCAAAAGGTGAACTGATGGGTGGCGGCACCCGCATCCGCGATGCCGACGGCAACCCGGTTTCCCACCATTCCGGCGTCTCCTGCTTCGCGGAATATGCTGTTCTGGACCGGGGCAGTCTGGTCGTTGTCGACCGCGACGTATCACTGGAATCTGCGGCCGTCTTCGGCTGTGCCGTGATGACCGGCGTCGGTGCGGTCATGAATACCGCCCGTATCCGTCCCGGTGACAAGGTCGCCATTATCGGTCTTGGCGGCGTCGGGCTGAGCGGTGTGATGGGGGCCCGGCTTGCCGGTGCCGAACAGATCATCGCCATCGATCTTGATGAACGCAAATTCCCCCGCGCCATGGAAATGGGTGCAACCCATACCTTCAAAGGCGACGACCCGGAACTGAAGGCCAAGATCATGGACCTGACCGGCGGGGGCGTCGATTTCGCCATTGATCTGGCCGGCGTCGTTGCAGCCATGGAAATCGGTTATGCCATTACGATTCGCGGCGGGGCGCTGGTAACGGCCGGGCTGTCACCGGCAGGCGCTCCCTTCTCGTTCGAACAGGCTGATCTTGTGTCGCAGGAGAAATCAATTCTCGGCAGCTATATGGGATCCTGTGTACCGGTACGCGACATCCCCCGGTTTATTGAACTGCACCGTCAGGGACGGTTGCCGGTTGATCGCCTGATCGACCGGACGATCGGATTTGACCAGATGAATGATGGTTTTGACCGCCTCGCTTCCGGTGAAATGATCCGACAGATTCTGGTACCATAA
- a CDS encoding TSUP family transporter, with translation MTPEYILLLAAGAAAGGFINGLVGFGTGLFALGFWLQIMSPLHAVAMVLAMSVLGGAQGVFLVRKSINWPRLLRFLLPAIVGIPLGFELLKVLDPAILKIVIASFMILYGGFFAFRRGLPTFDRQTRVIDSIIGFVSGILGGAAGLCGALPTMWCAMRPWPKADQRALLQPFNVIILGITIILFAFKGAYDTATLLSIAIAFPVTTISARTGIWLFGKLADDTFRRLLILLMLFSGLILLARELI, from the coding sequence ATGACCCCCGAGTATATTCTGTTACTGGCTGCCGGTGCAGCAGCCGGAGGGTTCATCAACGGCCTCGTCGGTTTTGGCACCGGATTGTTCGCCCTCGGTTTCTGGCTCCAGATCATGTCGCCGCTCCACGCTGTTGCCATGGTTCTGGCCATGTCCGTTCTCGGCGGCGCGCAGGGGGTCTTTCTGGTCCGAAAATCAATCAACTGGCCGCGTCTGCTGCGTTTTCTGCTACCTGCAATTGTCGGCATACCGCTGGGTTTCGAACTGCTGAAAGTCCTTGATCCGGCGATTCTGAAAATCGTCATCGCCAGTTTCATGATCCTGTATGGCGGGTTCTTTGCCTTTCGCCGGGGGCTGCCGACCTTTGACCGCCAGACCCGGGTGATTGATTCCATCATCGGCTTTGTCAGCGGCATTCTGGGTGGCGCTGCCGGGCTGTGCGGTGCCCTGCCAACCATGTGGTGCGCCATGCGGCCCTGGCCAAAGGCCGATCAGCGCGCCCTGCTCCAGCCCTTCAATGTCATCATTCTGGGCATCACGATCATTCTGTTCGCCTTCAAGGGTGCCTATGACACCGCCACCCTGCTCAGCATCGCCATCGCGTTCCCGGTCACAACCATCAGTGCCAGAACCGGAATCTGGCTGTTCGGCAAATTGGCAGATGACACTTTCCGGCGGCTGCTTATTCTGCTGATGCTTTTCTCCGGACTTATTCTGCTTGCCCGCGAATTGATCTGA
- a CDS encoding SDR family oxidoreductase, with protein sequence MSKTKVAIITAGGSGMGAEAARKLADDGFHTAILSSSGKGEALAKELGGIGVTGSNRNPDDLKRLVDDTMAKWGRVDVLVNSAGHGPKGPVLDLSDEDWHTGMEVYLLNVIRPTRLVTPIMIAQGGGAIINISTFAVFEPDPLFPTSGVFRAGLASFTKLFADRYAADNLRMNNVLPGFIDSLPEKEDRRARIPMERYGKAEEVSALISYLASDSAAYMTGQNLRIDGGLTRAV encoded by the coding sequence ATGAGCAAAACAAAAGTAGCGATCATCACCGCAGGCGGTAGCGGCATGGGTGCAGAAGCAGCCCGAAAACTGGCTGACGACGGCTTTCATACGGCCATCCTGTCTTCGTCCGGCAAAGGCGAAGCACTGGCGAAGGAACTGGGCGGCATCGGCGTGACAGGGTCAAACCGTAACCCGGATGACCTGAAGCGCCTTGTCGATGACACCATGGCGAAATGGGGCCGCGTCGATGTGCTGGTCAATTCTGCCGGACATGGACCGAAAGGCCCGGTTCTCGACCTGAGTGATGAAGACTGGCACACCGGCATGGAGGTTTACCTGCTGAACGTCATTCGCCCGACCCGGCTGGTGACCCCGATCATGATTGCCCAGGGTGGTGGCGCGATCATCAATATCTCGACCTTCGCGGTGTTCGAACCGGACCCGCTGTTTCCGACATCCGGCGTTTTTCGTGCCGGACTGGCCAGCTTTACCAAGCTGTTCGCCGACCGTTATGCGGCTGACAATCTGCGCATGAACAATGTGCTGCCGGGCTTCATCGACAGTCTGCCGGAGAAGGAAGATCGCCGTGCCCGCATTCCGATGGAACGCTATGGCAAGGCTGAGGAAGTCTCTGCCCTTATCTCCTATCTCGCTTCCGACAGCGCCGCCTATATGACCGGCCAGAATCTGCGGATTGACGGCGGACTGACCCGCGCCGTCTAG
- a CDS encoding C4-dicarboxylate ABC transporter permease — MSLTDNLLNGLALVGNLESFLALAAGVTIGVIAGAIPGLSATMAVALTLPFTFAMQPITGILLLLGVYKGGIFGGSIPAILIKTPGTPASSATVLDGHPMAEKGQAGKALGMALYASCTADVISNLSLILFAGWLAAFALQFGPPEFFTLMVFSLTIIGGVSGNSLLRGTLSALLGLLLATIGLDLVYGTNRFNFNDPNLMGGLNFIAVLIGLFAIPELITKVWNPKEGEGQTRQLGGNWVTFAEYRKSLKTIVRGSFIGVFLGAIPGIGAAPAAFLSYSEARRNSDHKETFGKGEIEGVAASEAGNNGVAGATLIPLLALGVPGDVITAIIIGAFMIHGLQPGPMMFIQNSDIIYGLFMGLIISSVILFFVGSVAIRGFRYIADIPRGILFPGVLVLCVYGVYAVNNNVFDIGVMFVMGWVGYAMLRLDIPPAPFLIAFILGPLLEDNFRQAMLMSGGSPAILFRGPITWFFWAMAIITIFAIVRTGLRREKAIVEGGSQE; from the coding sequence GTGAGTTTAACCGATAACCTGCTTAACGGTCTGGCGCTGGTTGGAAATCTGGAAAGCTTTCTGGCTCTTGCGGCCGGCGTGACGATTGGCGTTATTGCCGGGGCAATCCCGGGTCTGTCCGCCACCATGGCCGTGGCACTGACCCTGCCCTTTACTTTTGCAATGCAGCCGATCACCGGCATTCTGCTGCTGCTCGGCGTCTATAAAGGCGGTATTTTTGGCGGCAGCATTCCTGCCATCCTGATCAAGACACCGGGAACACCGGCCTCCAGCGCGACGGTGCTGGACGGTCATCCGATGGCGGAGAAGGGGCAGGCGGGCAAGGCGCTCGGCATGGCGCTTTATGCGTCCTGCACGGCGGATGTCATCTCGAATCTGTCGCTGATCCTGTTTGCCGGCTGGCTGGCAGCTTTTGCCCTGCAGTTCGGCCCGCCCGAATTCTTCACGCTCATGGTCTTTTCGCTGACCATCATCGGTGGGGTATCGGGCAACAGCCTGCTGCGCGGTACGCTGTCGGCATTGCTGGGACTGCTGCTGGCGACCATCGGCCTTGATCTGGTCTATGGCACCAACCGCTTCAACTTCAACGACCCGAACCTGATGGGTGGCCTGAACTTCATCGCCGTTCTTATCGGCCTGTTTGCCATTCCGGAACTGATCACCAAGGTCTGGAACCCGAAAGAAGGGGAAGGCCAGACCCGCCAGCTTGGCGGGAACTGGGTGACCTTTGCCGAATACAGGAAGTCACTGAAAACGATTGTCCGGGGCAGTTTCATCGGTGTGTTCCTCGGGGCTATTCCCGGTATCGGCGCAGCACCGGCCGCCTTTCTGTCCTACAGCGAGGCCCGCCGGAATTCAGACCATAAGGAAACTTTTGGCAAAGGCGAGATCGAGGGGGTTGCCGCCTCGGAGGCTGGCAATAACGGTGTCGCCGGGGCGACCCTGATCCCGCTGCTGGCGCTGGGTGTTCCGGGTGATGTTATCACCGCGATTATTATCGGCGCCTTCATGATCCACGGTCTTCAGCCGGGACCGATGATGTTCATTCAGAATTCGGACATCATCTATGGTCTGTTCATGGGTCTGATCATCAGTTCGGTGATTCTGTTCTTCGTCGGATCGGTCGCCATTCGCGGTTTCCGTTACATCGCAGATATTCCCCGCGGCATCCTGTTTCCGGGTGTGCTGGTTCTCTGCGTCTATGGCGTCTATGCGGTAAACAACAATGTCTTCGATATCGGTGTCATGTTCGTCATGGGCTGGGTCGGATATGCCATGCTGCGTCTCGACATTCCGCCGGCACCGTTTCTGATCGCCTTCATCCTCGGGCCGCTGCTGGAAGACAATTTCCGGCAGGCCATGCTGATGTCCGGCGGATCACCGGCGATTCTGTTCCGTGGCCCGATTACCTGGTTCTTCTGGGCCATGGCGATCATCACTATCTTTGCCATCGTCCGTACCGGTCTGCGGCGGGAAAAGGCAATTGTAGAAGGCGGATCGCAGGAATAG
- a CDS encoding LysR family transcriptional regulator, whose protein sequence is MSIRMLKTLVAVADHGTFSSAADSVYLTHAAVSQQMKALEEEWQLALFDRSHRTPRLTSTGQAAVARAREVVAAYDNIVPSIAGEEGLRGKFTIGAVPTTLTGLVPFAISMLREDYPDIHVYVVPGETSDLARQVARGALDAAIVTKPPILQTEHYWSPIAHEPMELLASVKTESNDPFELLSTNPFIRFSRSAVVGGMIENWLRTKGIIVQDSMELENLEAISSMVLGNLGVSIAPRTCVASANPLPLKRITLDPGVWYRELGLISRPDNVRIRVLEAMQAKLLRAVEVGEFKTGATKTKRS, encoded by the coding sequence ATGTCGATAAGAATGCTGAAAACGCTGGTGGCGGTGGCCGATCACGGCACCTTCAGTTCAGCAGCAGACTCCGTATATCTGACTCATGCTGCCGTCAGTCAGCAGATGAAGGCGCTGGAAGAAGAATGGCAGCTGGCTTTGTTCGACCGGTCACACCGGACACCAAGGCTGACATCCACCGGACAGGCTGCCGTCGCCCGGGCACGGGAAGTTGTTGCAGCCTATGACAATATTGTCCCTTCGATTGCCGGTGAAGAAGGGTTGCGGGGCAAGTTCACCATCGGCGCTGTTCCCACTACCCTGACCGGCCTTGTCCCTTTCGCGATTTCCATGCTGCGCGAGGATTATCCTGACATTCATGTCTATGTGGTTCCCGGCGAGACGTCGGATCTCGCCCGGCAGGTTGCCCGCGGCGCCCTTGATGCCGCCATTGTCACCAAACCCCCGATACTCCAGACCGAGCATTACTGGTCACCGATTGCCCATGAACCCATGGAACTGCTGGCCTCGGTAAAGACCGAAAGCAACGATCCCTTTGAATTGCTGTCCACCAACCCCTTTATCCGGTTTTCCCGCAGCGCGGTTGTCGGCGGCATGATCGAAAACTGGCTGCGAACCAAGGGCATCATCGTGCAGGACAGCATGGAGCTTGAAAATCTGGAAGCAATCTCCAGCATGGTGCTTGGCAATCTCGGTGTTTCGATTGCTCCCCGCACCTGCGTCGCCTCGGCTAATCCGCTGCCACTCAAACGAATTACACTCGACCCCGGGGTCTGGTATCGCGAACTGGGCCTGATATCGCGCCCGGACAATGTCCGCATCCGGGTGCTTGAAGCCATGCAGGCAAAACTTCTCCGCGCCGTGGAAGTGGGCGAATTCAAGACCGGCGCGACGAAGACAAAACGGAGCTGA
- a CDS encoding tripartite tricarboxylate transporter substrate binding protein, which produces MKRILTGAVSALAMTLTAATAMAEYPERPITMVIAYGPGGATDISARTIAEPLGKAVGSPLVMVNRTGAGGATGTVSVANAPGDGYTMVFARVGSHTVNPAMKATLPYKLSDFRFVGVYEINPVACAVKMDSPIKSMDDLAAQVKANPGKISYSSSGVGSLLHIAGAMALNQFGIENPVKDAVHIPLKGGGAAATAVLAGTATFICTNTSALASFVANKQLRPLMVTTAEPVVGFDAPTSKDLGKPGLEKLVGWTGIAGPDDISDDVATKWRGWLAETVKDKGFVEKMESRGSVIRLMDPAESQAFIEGQLEVFNKLVTDLGMRIEN; this is translated from the coding sequence ATGAAACGTATTCTGACAGGCGCGGTAAGCGCTCTGGCAATGACACTGACCGCAGCCACTGCAATGGCTGAGTATCCGGAACGTCCGATTACGATGGTGATTGCTTACGGTCCGGGCGGGGCTACGGATATTTCGGCGCGTACGATTGCCGAGCCGCTGGGCAAGGCTGTCGGCAGCCCGCTGGTGATGGTCAACCGTACGGGTGCCGGTGGTGCCACAGGTACGGTCTCGGTCGCGAATGCTCCGGGTGACGGTTACACCATGGTGTTTGCCCGTGTCGGTTCACACACCGTGAACCCGGCCATGAAGGCGACACTGCCGTACAAACTTTCCGATTTCCGTTTCGTTGGTGTTTATGAAATCAACCCTGTCGCCTGCGCAGTGAAGATGGATTCACCGATCAAGTCGATGGATGATCTGGCAGCTCAGGTAAAAGCCAATCCGGGCAAGATCAGCTACAGCTCCTCCGGTGTCGGCTCGCTCCTGCACATCGCCGGTGCCATGGCACTGAACCAGTTCGGTATTGAAAACCCGGTGAAGGACGCTGTGCACATTCCGCTGAAGGGTGGCGGCGCGGCAGCAACGGCAGTTCTCGCCGGTACGGCCACGTTCATTTGCACCAACACCTCGGCGCTGGCCAGTTTCGTTGCCAACAAGCAGCTTCGTCCGCTGATGGTCACGACGGCAGAGCCGGTCGTTGGCTTTGATGCGCCGACCTCGAAGGATCTGGGCAAGCCGGGTCTCGAAAAGCTGGTTGGCTGGACCGGTATTGCCGGCCCGGACGACATTTCCGACGATGTTGCGACCAAATGGCGCGGCTGGCTCGCCGAAACGGTGAAGGACAAGGGTTTCGTCGAGAAAATGGAATCCCGTGGTTCGGTTATCCGTCTGATGGATCCGGCTGAATCGCAGGCCTTTATCGAGGGACAGCTTGAAGTCTTCAACAAGCTGGTCACCGATCTCGGTATGCGGATCGAAAACTAA
- a CDS encoding mandelate racemase/muconate lactonizing enzyme family protein, translated as MSEKSVAPVTIDRLDAHVFRAPTPRPVSTSFGVMTDRPAVFVRVTDKTGAFGWGEIFANWPAAGAEHRARLLMEDISDLVLGVTVEKPSDLFYRLEKATHTRALQCGEWGPFRQVIAGLDIALHDLFARQAGKSMRCFLNPEARVSVPAYASGIHVRDGAATIPEQRTAGHQNFKVKIGFDKVEDLNGLRSSAATLLPGEKLLSDANQAWTLTEAIEFVHDAADIGLGWLEEAIGADAPAEDWRKLAEASNIPLSGGENIAGFGDFDEAISAGSLSVIQPDIMKWGGFTGCVKVSEQAIRAGRMLCPHFLGGGIGLVASAHMLAAVGGDGMLEVDANINPLRDDFAAAGSRIRDGEFHIHEGLGLGIDTLPESLEPLRTLSLTRHQ; from the coding sequence ATGAGCGAGAAATCTGTCGCCCCGGTTACCATCGACCGGCTTGATGCACATGTCTTCCGGGCTCCCACGCCCAGACCTGTATCCACATCTTTCGGGGTCATGACCGACCGGCCGGCTGTTTTCGTCCGCGTCACCGATAAAACCGGGGCCTTCGGATGGGGTGAAATTTTTGCCAACTGGCCTGCGGCAGGTGCAGAACACCGGGCGCGGCTGCTGATGGAAGATATCTCCGACCTGGTTCTCGGTGTCACGGTGGAGAAACCGTCCGACCTGTTTTACCGGCTGGAAAAGGCCACCCATACCCGTGCCCTGCAATGCGGCGAATGGGGACCATTCAGACAGGTTATTGCCGGACTGGACATCGCCCTGCATGACCTGTTTGCCCGTCAGGCTGGCAAGTCGATGCGCTGTTTCCTCAATCCGGAAGCCCGGGTCTCGGTGCCAGCCTATGCCAGTGGCATCCATGTTCGCGACGGTGCGGCGACCATCCCCGAACAGCGGACTGCCGGGCATCAGAATTTCAAGGTCAAGATCGGTTTCGACAAGGTTGAAGACCTGAACGGACTCCGCAGTTCAGCAGCGACCCTGCTGCCGGGTGAAAAGTTGCTGAGTGACGCCAATCAGGCCTGGACCCTGACGGAAGCCATCGAGTTCGTTCATGACGCCGCAGATATCGGCCTTGGCTGGCTCGAAGAAGCCATCGGTGCCGACGCCCCCGCAGAAGACTGGCGCAAGCTTGCCGAAGCCAGCAATATCCCCCTGTCAGGCGGTGAAAACATTGCCGGTTTCGGCGATTTCGACGAAGCGATTTCTGCCGGTTCCCTGTCGGTAATCCAGCCGGACATCATGAAATGGGGCGGCTTCACCGGTTGCGTCAAAGTCTCCGAGCAGGCCATCAGGGCCGGCCGTATGCTCTGCCCGCACTTCCTCGGTGGTGGAATCGGCCTCGTCGCCTCCGCGCACATGCTGGCGGCTGTCGGCGGAGATGGCATGCTGGAAGTCGATGCCAACATCAATCCGCTCCGCGATGATTTCGCCGCTGCCGGGAGCCGTATCCGTGACGGTGAATTCCATATCCATGAAGGTCTCGGACTCGGCATCGATACCCTGCCGGAGAGTCTGGAGCCCTTACGAACCCTGTCCCTGACCCGACATCAGTAA
- a CDS encoding LysR family transcriptional regulator: MNRRQTNLNSLRMFDTAAGRLNFRLAAEDLNLTQGAVAQQVRNLESDLGVKLFLREARGLKLTDEGKRYHQQISRALALIDAATSELRRVDYGVTLSLPPSLASKWLVPRLAGFSRLHPDIEIRTVASVEISTFRNDGVDIAIRQGRLPTGDDLQIDRLAPLDLRAVCSPDMAKTMHPVSSLEDFSDLKLIQDGHNHWKTLFTKAGLAVPDRLVQFNQTALATEAAAGGQGIALSPRLLIQSDIEAGRLVDIWCPPAEPDTGFFIVLPTGGGRRMVACEKVRDWLLAEVNDG; the protein is encoded by the coding sequence ATGAACCGTCGTCAGACCAATCTCAACAGCCTTCGGATGTTCGATACAGCGGCTGGCCGGCTGAATTTCCGTCTGGCTGCCGAAGACCTGAATCTGACTCAGGGCGCTGTTGCGCAGCAGGTGAGAAATCTGGAATCTGACCTGGGGGTGAAGCTTTTTCTGCGCGAAGCGCGTGGCTTGAAACTGACCGATGAAGGGAAGCGATATCATCAGCAGATATCCCGGGCGCTGGCTCTCATTGATGCGGCAACCAGCGAATTGCGGCGGGTCGATTATGGTGTGACTTTGAGCCTCCCGCCCTCGCTGGCTTCAAAATGGCTGGTGCCCAGACTGGCTGGTTTCTCCCGATTGCATCCGGATATAGAAATCCGGACCGTGGCCAGCGTTGAGATTTCAACCTTTCGCAATGATGGTGTGGATATCGCTATCCGGCAGGGCCGCCTTCCGACAGGAGATGATTTGCAGATCGACAGGCTGGCACCTCTTGATCTGCGGGCCGTTTGCAGTCCGGATATGGCAAAGACAATGCACCCGGTCAGCAGTCTTGAAGATTTCTCGGACCTCAAATTGATTCAGGACGGGCATAATCACTGGAAAACGCTTTTTACAAAGGCAGGTCTGGCAGTCCCTGATCGTCTGGTTCAGTTCAATCAGACGGCGCTGGCGACCGAAGCCGCCGCGGGTGGGCAGGGTATTGCACTGTCCCCGCGGCTGTTGATCCAGTCTGATATCGAGGCAGGTAGGCTGGTTGATATATGGTGCCCCCCGGCTGAACCTGACACTGGCTTTTTCATTGTCCTGCCGACAGGGGGCGGTCGCAGGATGGTGGCCTGTGAAAAGGTCAGGGACTGGCTTCTGGCCGAGGTCAATGATGGCTGA